In the Mastacembelus armatus chromosome 17, fMasArm1.2, whole genome shotgun sequence genome, one interval contains:
- the psma8 gene encoding proteasome subunit alpha-type 8, translating into MAARYDRAITVFSPDGHLFQVEYAQEAVKKGSTAVGIRGKDIVVLGVEKKSVAKLQEERTVRKICALDEHVCMAFAGLTADARIVINRARVECQSHRLTVEDPVTVEYITRYIATLKQRYTQSNGRRPFGISALIVGFDYDGTPRLYQTDPSGTYHAWKANAIGRSAKTVREFLEKNYTDEAIAGDNEAIKLAIKALLEVVQSGGKNIELAVIRRNQPLKILESKEIETLVAEIEKEKEEEAEKKKQKKST; encoded by the exons ATGGCGGCAAGATATGACAGAGCGATTACTGTCTTTTCTCCCGATGGTCATCTTTTTCAAGTAGAATATGCACAAGAAGCAGTAAAGAAAGGTTCCACAGCG GTGGGAATCAGAGGTAAAGACATTGTTGTCCTTGGTGTTGAAAAGAAATCTGTAGCAAAGCTGCAGGAGGAAAGAACTGTTCGCAAGATATGTGCCCTGGATGAGCATGTCTGCATGGCATTTGCGG GTCTGACAGCAGATGCCCGCATAGTGATAAACAGAGCTCGTGTTGAGTGCCAGAGCCACAGGCTAACTGTTGAGGACCCAGTCACAGTGGAATACATCACACGTTATATAGCTACACTGAAACAG CGCTACACTCAGAGCAATGGGCGCAGGCCATTTGGCATCTCTGCATTAATTGTTGGCTTTGATTACGATGGAACTCCCAGGCTGTATCAGACAGACCCATCAGGAACGTACCATGCCTGGAAG GCAAATGCAATTGGTCGTAGTGCAAAAACTGTGAGGGAGTTCTTGGAGAAGAATTACACAGATGAAGCCATTGCTGGGGACAATGAGGCAATCAAGTTGGCTATCAAAGCTTTGCTTGAG GTTGTCCAATCAGGAGGAAAGAATATTGAACTTGCTGTTATCCGACGGAATCAGCCATTGAAG ATTTTGGAATCCAAGGAAATTGAGACCCTGGTTGCTGAgattgaaaaggaaaaagaggaagaggcagagaagaagaagcagaaaaaatcCACTTGA
- the ss18 gene encoding protein SSXT isoform X3: protein MSMTFAPHRQRGKGDITPAGIQKLLDENNQLIQCIMDFQSKGKTAECSQYQQMLHRNLVYLATIADSNQNMQSLLPAPPTQSMPMGPGGMNQSGPPSQPPHGHNMPSEGMVSGGPPAPHMQNQMNGQMPGPNHMPMQGPGPGPNQPPNMPTGSMNMPPSSHGSMGGYNHTVPSSQGMPAQSQMNMTQGQPMGNYGPRPNMNMQPNQGPMMHQQPPSQQYNMPPGGGGQHYQGQQNPMGMMGQVNQGNHVMGQRPMPPYRPPQQGNAQYGQQQEAYQQGPPQQQGYPPQQQYPGQQGYPPQQQGYGPSQSAPGQYPNYPQGQGQQYGGYRPPQPGPPQGQQQRPYGYDQGQYGNYQQ, encoded by the exons ATGTCGATGACGTTCGCACCTCACAGACAGCGTGGGAAGGGTGATATAACACCCGCTGGAATACAAAAG TTACTTGACGAAAACAACCAGCTGATCCAGTGTATAATGGATTTCCAGAGTAAAGGCAAAACAGCAGAGTGTTCACA GTATCAACAGATGCTGCACAGAAATTTAGTATACCTGGCCACGATAGCAGACTCCAATCAGAACATGCAGTCTCTCCTCCCTGCT CCACCCACTCAAAGCATGCCCATGGGTCCTGGTGGGATGAACCAAAGTGGACCTCCCTCTCAGCCTCCACATGGTCACAACATGCCCTCTGAGGGTATGGTCAGCGGAGGCCCCCCAGCCCCACACATGCAGAACCAGATGAATGGACAGATGCCTG GTCCTAATCACATGCCCATGCAAGGTCCTGGTCCAGGTCCCAACCAGCCCCCGAACATGCCCACTGGCTCAATGAATATGCCTCCCAGCAGCCATGGCTCAATGGGTGGCTACAATCATACTGTGCCTTCCTCCCAGGGCATGCCTGCTCAGAGCCAAATGAACATGACCCAGGGCCAGCCCATGGGAAACTATGGGCCCCGGCCAAACATGAACATGCAGCCCAATCAAG GTCCCATGATGCACCAGCAGCCTCCCTCCCAGCAGTATAACATGCCTCCTGGTGGTGGCGGACAGCATTACCAAGGACAACAGAACCCAATGGGCATGATGGGCCAGGTCAACCAAGGGAACCATGTGATGGGCCAGAGGCCAATGCCACCGTACAGACCCCCACAGCAAG GTAACGCCCAATATGGCCAACAGCAGGAAGCATACCAGCAAGGCCCTCCCCAGCAGCAGGGTTACCCTCCTCAACAGCAGTACCCAGGTCAACAAGGCTACccaccacagcagcagggtTACG GTCCCTCCCAAAGTGCCCCAGGACAGTATCCAAACTATCCTCAGGGGCAAGGACAGCAGTACGGGGGCTATCGCCCTCCTCAGCCTGGACCCCCACAGGGTCAGCAGCAACGCCCTTATGGTTACGACCAG GGCCAATATGGAAATTACCAGCAATGA
- the ss18 gene encoding protein SSXT isoform X1, whose product MSMTFAPHRQRGKGDITPAGIQKLLDENNQLIQCIMDFQSKGKTAECSQYQQMLHRNLVYLATIADSNQNMQSLLPAPPTQSMPMGPGGMNQSGPPSQPPHGHNMPSEGMVSGGPPAPHMQNQMNGQMPGPNHMPMQGPGPGPNQPPNMPTGSMNMPPSSHGSMGGYNHTVPSSQGMPAQSQMNMTQGQPMGNYGPRPNMNMQPNQGPMMHQQPPSQQYNMPPGGGGQHYQGQQNPMGMMGQVNQGNHVMGQRPMPPYRPPQQGPPQQYPGQEDYYGDQYSHAGQGASEGNAQYGQQQEAYQQGPPQQQGYPPQQQYPGQQGYPPQQQGYGPSQSAPGQYPNYPQGQGQQYGGYRPPQPGPPQGQQQRPYGYDQGQYGNYQQ is encoded by the exons ATGTCGATGACGTTCGCACCTCACAGACAGCGTGGGAAGGGTGATATAACACCCGCTGGAATACAAAAG TTACTTGACGAAAACAACCAGCTGATCCAGTGTATAATGGATTTCCAGAGTAAAGGCAAAACAGCAGAGTGTTCACA GTATCAACAGATGCTGCACAGAAATTTAGTATACCTGGCCACGATAGCAGACTCCAATCAGAACATGCAGTCTCTCCTCCCTGCT CCACCCACTCAAAGCATGCCCATGGGTCCTGGTGGGATGAACCAAAGTGGACCTCCCTCTCAGCCTCCACATGGTCACAACATGCCCTCTGAGGGTATGGTCAGCGGAGGCCCCCCAGCCCCACACATGCAGAACCAGATGAATGGACAGATGCCTG GTCCTAATCACATGCCCATGCAAGGTCCTGGTCCAGGTCCCAACCAGCCCCCGAACATGCCCACTGGCTCAATGAATATGCCTCCCAGCAGCCATGGCTCAATGGGTGGCTACAATCATACTGTGCCTTCCTCCCAGGGCATGCCTGCTCAGAGCCAAATGAACATGACCCAGGGCCAGCCCATGGGAAACTATGGGCCCCGGCCAAACATGAACATGCAGCCCAATCAAG GTCCCATGATGCACCAGCAGCCTCCCTCCCAGCAGTATAACATGCCTCCTGGTGGTGGCGGACAGCATTACCAAGGACAACAGAACCCAATGGGCATGATGGGCCAGGTCAACCAAGGGAACCATGTGATGGGCCAGAGGCCAATGCCACCGTACAGACCCCCACAGCAAG gACCCCCTCAGCAGTACCCAGGGCAGGAAGACTACTATGGGGACCAGTACAGTCACGCAGGACAGGGAGCCTCAGAAG GTAACGCCCAATATGGCCAACAGCAGGAAGCATACCAGCAAGGCCCTCCCCAGCAGCAGGGTTACCCTCCTCAACAGCAGTACCCAGGTCAACAAGGCTACccaccacagcagcagggtTACG GTCCCTCCCAAAGTGCCCCAGGACAGTATCCAAACTATCCTCAGGGGCAAGGACAGCAGTACGGGGGCTATCGCCCTCCTCAGCCTGGACCCCCACAGGGTCAGCAGCAACGCCCTTATGGTTACGACCAG GGCCAATATGGAAATTACCAGCAATGA
- the ss18 gene encoding protein SSXT isoform X2, whose amino-acid sequence MSMTFAPHRQRGKGDITPAGIQKLLDENNQLIQCIMDFQSKGKTAECSQYQQMLHRNLVYLATIADSNQNMQSLLPAPPTQSMPMGPGGMNQSGPPSQPPHGHNMPSEGMVSGGPPAPHMQNQMNGQMPGPNHMPMQGPGPGPNQPPNMPTGSMNMPPSSHGSMGGYNHTVPSSQGMPAQSQMNMTQGQPMGNYGPRPNMNMQPNQGPMMHQQPPSQQYNMPPGGGGQHYQGQQNPMGMMGQVNQGNHVMGQRPMPPYRPPQQGPPQQYPGQEDYYGDQYSHAGQGASEGNAQYGQQQEAYQQGPPQQQGYPPQQQYPGQQGYPPQQQGYGPSQSAPGQYPNYPQGQGQQYGGYRPPQPGPPQGQQQRPYGYDQGHMRK is encoded by the exons ATGTCGATGACGTTCGCACCTCACAGACAGCGTGGGAAGGGTGATATAACACCCGCTGGAATACAAAAG TTACTTGACGAAAACAACCAGCTGATCCAGTGTATAATGGATTTCCAGAGTAAAGGCAAAACAGCAGAGTGTTCACA GTATCAACAGATGCTGCACAGAAATTTAGTATACCTGGCCACGATAGCAGACTCCAATCAGAACATGCAGTCTCTCCTCCCTGCT CCACCCACTCAAAGCATGCCCATGGGTCCTGGTGGGATGAACCAAAGTGGACCTCCCTCTCAGCCTCCACATGGTCACAACATGCCCTCTGAGGGTATGGTCAGCGGAGGCCCCCCAGCCCCACACATGCAGAACCAGATGAATGGACAGATGCCTG GTCCTAATCACATGCCCATGCAAGGTCCTGGTCCAGGTCCCAACCAGCCCCCGAACATGCCCACTGGCTCAATGAATATGCCTCCCAGCAGCCATGGCTCAATGGGTGGCTACAATCATACTGTGCCTTCCTCCCAGGGCATGCCTGCTCAGAGCCAAATGAACATGACCCAGGGCCAGCCCATGGGAAACTATGGGCCCCGGCCAAACATGAACATGCAGCCCAATCAAG GTCCCATGATGCACCAGCAGCCTCCCTCCCAGCAGTATAACATGCCTCCTGGTGGTGGCGGACAGCATTACCAAGGACAACAGAACCCAATGGGCATGATGGGCCAGGTCAACCAAGGGAACCATGTGATGGGCCAGAGGCCAATGCCACCGTACAGACCCCCACAGCAAG gACCCCCTCAGCAGTACCCAGGGCAGGAAGACTACTATGGGGACCAGTACAGTCACGCAGGACAGGGAGCCTCAGAAG GTAACGCCCAATATGGCCAACAGCAGGAAGCATACCAGCAAGGCCCTCCCCAGCAGCAGGGTTACCCTCCTCAACAGCAGTACCCAGGTCAACAAGGCTACccaccacagcagcagggtTACG GTCCCTCCCAAAGTGCCCCAGGACAGTATCCAAACTATCCTCAGGGGCAAGGACAGCAGTACGGGGGCTATCGCCCTCCTCAGCCTGGACCCCCACAGGGTCAGCAGCAACGCCCTTATGGTTACGACCAG GGGCACATGAGGAAATAA